In Paraburkholderia acidisoli, one DNA window encodes the following:
- a CDS encoding M24 family metallopeptidase: MSAALAAFREARLRRAMDDAGVDVLVVPGDAWRSDYLRYAIDVTPMEGHAIALIGRDGTKRVFVSHPQEAARIAGEVPAAEVTWTARVADAVQTHLAARCAGQRVALVAPQVASTTLAHGLHGGGVKEATAWFDRLMVAKSASEADAVARATQLADAGYAVFREAAQVGRREYEVVAEVEAWFRSQGCAENFIILASGGVDVRGMHPPGERRIQPGDLVTTELTPCIDGYYAQICRTLVTGVPTQAQRDAYAVYLEALEAGIAAVKPGATHGEIACAQNDVFRRHGLAEYITSAYTRVRGHGVGLYVDGVHVLEDVDLVLEPDMTLIVHPNTYHPGAGYIVLGDTVRVSSTGCEVLTQTPRELFAELP; this comes from the coding sequence ATGAGCGCCGCCCTCGCGGCCTTTCGCGAGGCGCGCCTGCGCCGCGCGATGGACGACGCGGGCGTGGACGTGCTCGTCGTGCCCGGCGACGCGTGGCGCAGCGACTATCTGCGCTACGCGATCGACGTGACGCCCATGGAGGGCCACGCGATCGCGTTGATCGGGCGCGACGGTACGAAGCGCGTGTTCGTCTCGCATCCGCAGGAAGCCGCGCGCATTGCCGGCGAGGTGCCTGCGGCGGAAGTGACGTGGACGGCGCGTGTGGCGGACGCGGTGCAAACGCATCTCGCCGCGCGCTGCGCCGGGCAGCGCGTCGCGCTGGTCGCGCCGCAGGTGGCGTCGACGACACTCGCGCACGGCCTGCACGGCGGCGGCGTGAAAGAAGCGACCGCGTGGTTCGACCGGCTCATGGTGGCGAAGAGCGCGAGCGAAGCCGACGCCGTGGCGCGCGCCACGCAACTCGCCGACGCGGGTTACGCCGTGTTTCGGGAGGCCGCGCAAGTGGGGCGGCGCGAATACGAAGTCGTCGCCGAAGTGGAAGCGTGGTTTCGTTCGCAGGGCTGCGCCGAGAACTTCATCATCCTCGCCTCGGGCGGTGTGGACGTGCGCGGCATGCATCCGCCAGGCGAGCGGCGCATTCAGCCCGGCGACCTCGTGACGACCGAACTCACGCCTTGCATCGACGGCTATTACGCGCAGATTTGCCGCACGCTCGTGACCGGTGTGCCGACGCAGGCGCAACGCGACGCCTACGCGGTGTATCTCGAAGCGCTCGAAGCGGGCATCGCCGCCGTGAAGCCGGGCGCCACGCACGGCGAGATCGCGTGCGCGCAGAACGACGTGTTCCGCCGCCACGGTCTCGCGGAGTACATCACCTCGGCGTACACGCGTGTGCGCGGTCACGGCGTGGGCCTGTATGTCGATGGCGTACACGTGCTCGAGGACGTCGATCTCGTGCTCGAGCCCGACATGACGCTGATCGTGCATCCGAACACGTATCACCCCGGCGCGGGCTATATCGTGCTCGGCGACACGGTGCGCGTGAGCTCGACCGGTTGCGAAGTGCTGACGCAAACGCCGCGCGAACTGTTTGCGGAGTTGCCATGA
- a CDS encoding hydantoinase B/oxoprolinase family protein, protein MNAQPASLANKPVAKAASRAKVNPITLEVVTNSLIAYAEEMALALCKSAYNMMIYEVRDFCCGLIDTEGRMICQNEGGLPIFLADLGIAVLDGIERYGLDGFSPGDVIIMNHGGVCGQHLNNVVVYTPCFFEGRVVAFAANRAHWADVGGLRTGFGNVQTYEIYHEGIQMRSIKIYDAGRRNEGVWQMITDNVRFPDASLGDLRAQMAACQLGSRRLAELFGRFSVQTVNDCIAASWDQAEAEARAVVERIPDGVYTAESRLDSDGRRLDVPLRVKVKVVVEGSNLTIDYSEMNEQVPGPLNSGYSGGLSAARVAFKCITMPHAPVNEGCFRALTLISPEGTMLNARPPAALGLWSIALPTVIDTLLRALAIALPDFVPAAHKGDMGGCSFYGQREESGDRYVLMNILGGGWGGRAESDGASASVSICQGDVRNTPVELQEIRYPFLVDRHELREDSGGAGRHRGGLGVVLSYRALQKSTVNINLERIIDPPWGAEGGRPGASNVAVIQRADGTERSVTKESNIPLGAGDVVTFWTAGGGGFGKPQERDADALAHDLKLGYVSAARVSSDYGVTVEAVTEAAQ, encoded by the coding sequence ATGAACGCTCAACCCGCCAGTCTTGCCAACAAGCCCGTCGCGAAGGCCGCGAGCCGCGCCAAGGTCAACCCCATCACGCTTGAAGTCGTCACGAATTCGCTGATCGCCTACGCCGAGGAAATGGCGCTCGCGCTCTGCAAATCGGCGTACAACATGATGATTTACGAGGTGCGCGACTTCTGCTGCGGCCTCATCGACACCGAAGGCCGCATGATCTGCCAGAACGAAGGCGGCCTGCCGATCTTTCTCGCCGATCTCGGTATCGCGGTGCTCGACGGCATCGAGCGTTACGGCCTGGACGGCTTCTCGCCCGGCGACGTCATCATCATGAATCACGGCGGCGTGTGCGGTCAGCATCTGAACAACGTGGTCGTGTATACGCCATGCTTCTTCGAAGGCAGGGTGGTGGCGTTCGCCGCCAACCGCGCGCACTGGGCCGACGTGGGCGGCCTGCGCACCGGCTTCGGCAACGTGCAGACGTACGAGATCTATCACGAGGGCATCCAGATGCGCTCGATCAAGATCTACGATGCCGGCCGCCGCAACGAAGGCGTCTGGCAGATGATCACCGACAACGTGCGCTTTCCCGACGCCTCGCTCGGCGACCTGCGCGCGCAGATGGCCGCGTGCCAGCTCGGCAGCCGCCGCCTCGCGGAACTGTTCGGCCGCTTTTCCGTGCAGACGGTGAACGACTGCATCGCCGCGTCGTGGGATCAGGCGGAAGCCGAAGCGCGCGCCGTGGTCGAGCGCATTCCCGACGGCGTCTACACGGCCGAATCGCGGCTCGACAGCGACGGCCGCCGCCTCGACGTGCCGCTGCGCGTGAAGGTGAAAGTCGTGGTCGAAGGCTCGAATCTGACGATCGATTATTCGGAGATGAACGAGCAGGTGCCGGGGCCGCTCAACTCGGGTTATTCGGGCGGCTTGTCGGCGGCGCGCGTGGCGTTCAAATGCATCACCATGCCGCACGCGCCCGTGAACGAAGGATGTTTTCGCGCGCTCACGCTGATTTCGCCCGAAGGCACCATGCTCAACGCGCGTCCGCCCGCGGCGCTCGGGCTCTGGAGCATCGCGTTGCCGACCGTCATCGACACGCTGCTGCGCGCGCTCGCCATCGCACTGCCCGATTTCGTGCCGGCCGCGCACAAGGGCGACATGGGCGGTTGCTCGTTCTACGGCCAGCGCGAGGAAAGCGGCGACCGTTACGTGCTGATGAACATTCTCGGCGGCGGCTGGGGCGGGCGCGCGGAGAGCGACGGCGCCTCGGCTTCGGTGTCGATCTGCCAGGGCGACGTGCGCAACACGCCGGTCGAGCTGCAGGAGATCCGCTATCCGTTCCTCGTCGATCGTCACGAACTGCGCGAGGACAGTGGCGGCGCGGGACGTCATCGCGGCGGGCTTGGCGTGGTGCTCAGCTATCGCGCGCTGCAGAAGAGCACGGTCAACATCAATCTCGAACGCATCATCGACCCGCCCTGGGGCGCGGAAGGCGGTCGTCCGGGCGCGAGCAACGTGGCCGTGATCCAGCGCGCCGACGGCACCGAGCGCTCGGTCACGAAGGAAAGCAATATTCCGCTCGGCGCGGGCGACGTGGTGACGTTCTGGACCGCGGGCGGCGGCGGTTTCGGCAAGCCGCAGGAGCGCGATGCGGACGCGCTCGCGCACGATCTCAAGCTCGGCTATGTGAGCGCGGCACGCGTGTCGAGCGACTACGGCGTAACGGTGGAAGCCGTGACCGAGGCAGCGCAATGA
- a CDS encoding ABC transporter permease, which yields MTAKGSAMTNTTATMAARQPNRSTLYRYMLEMVLIVVAIMLAFCAPGFSTFSNLLNVMRAISMLGIVACGMTAVIICAEIDLSVGSGMALSGCILAWVVGTCTPLIGSVAAVILGSLAAIVAGMMCGAFSGIMKAAFNVPTFITTLGLFAALRGAANLITGGYPLATFPGWFDFVGNGALFGLPFPAFVFVAVVLVMHFVMTYTTFGRAVYAVGGNAEAARLSGIKVSLVKTATLVLTGALAALSGILIASQIGSGTGTTATGMELDVIAATIIGGTSLFGGKGRIWGTFIGVLFLGVIGNGMTLLNVSEYWQYVVRGALIVGAVMLSQVTERGNA from the coding sequence ATGACCGCCAAGGGAAGTGCAATGACAAACACGACGGCAACGATGGCGGCCAGGCAGCCGAACCGGTCGACGCTCTACCGCTATATGCTCGAAATGGTGCTGATCGTGGTGGCGATCATGCTCGCGTTTTGCGCGCCGGGCTTTTCGACGTTTTCGAATCTGCTCAACGTCATGCGCGCCATTTCGATGCTGGGCATCGTGGCGTGCGGCATGACCGCGGTGATCATCTGTGCGGAAATCGACTTGTCCGTCGGGTCCGGCATGGCACTTTCCGGCTGCATTCTCGCGTGGGTGGTGGGCACCTGCACGCCGTTGATCGGCAGCGTGGCGGCCGTCATCCTCGGCTCGCTCGCGGCAATCGTCGCAGGCATGATGTGCGGCGCATTCAGCGGAATCATGAAAGCCGCTTTCAACGTTCCGACCTTCATCACGACACTGGGTTTGTTTGCCGCGCTACGCGGCGCGGCCAATCTCATCACCGGCGGCTATCCTCTGGCCACGTTCCCCGGTTGGTTCGATTTCGTGGGGAACGGCGCCCTTTTCGGCTTACCGTTTCCGGCGTTCGTTTTTGTTGCCGTGGTGCTCGTCATGCATTTCGTCATGACCTATACGACTTTCGGACGGGCGGTCTATGCCGTGGGCGGCAATGCCGAAGCGGCCCGTCTTTCCGGCATTAAGGTATCGCTCGTCAAAACGGCGACGCTCGTTCTGACCGGTGCACTCGCAGCGCTCAGCGGCATTCTCATTGCATCGCAAATCGGCTCCGGCACGGGCACGACAGCGACGGGTATGGAGCTCGATGTGATCGCCGCGACCATTATCGGCGGGACCAGCCTGTTCGGCGGCAAGGGCCGGATCTGGGGGACGTTTATCGGCGTGCTGTTTCTTGGCGTCATCGGGAACGGCATGACCTTGCTGAATGTTTCCGAATACTGGCAGTACGTGGTTCGCGGCGCCCTGATCGTGGGCGCGGTCATGCTTAGCCAGGTCACGGAACGCGGCAACGCCTGA
- a CDS encoding GntR family transcriptional regulator, translating to MEPIERSTSLAETVAAKVRAAIVRGDYELGQPLSERVLAEILHVSKTPVREALSLLRMEGLVKVLPQRGATVFLPNEVEVRELCELRQALEGTAITHAIQRGGAGFADKLDEIVQRMTDARAKGDARLYLECDTAFHQCFFEFCGNQLMASTYAIHSGKIAALRTHLAVRPRHTDLSFDEHQQIAAAARSGDIAQTLDLIDKHIGRTRQSFTHMVDTIQTTPPKGAMPGSEITHGRQRLATPPKTS from the coding sequence ATGGAGCCCATCGAACGCAGCACATCCCTCGCCGAGACCGTGGCCGCCAAAGTGCGCGCGGCGATTGTCCGCGGCGACTATGAATTAGGCCAACCTTTGTCCGAGCGTGTTCTGGCTGAGATATTGCACGTGTCCAAAACACCGGTTCGCGAGGCCTTGTCGCTGCTAAGAATGGAAGGCCTGGTGAAAGTGCTCCCGCAACGCGGCGCTACGGTATTTCTGCCTAACGAAGTCGAGGTCCGTGAACTGTGCGAACTGCGGCAAGCGCTCGAAGGCACCGCGATCACGCACGCGATTCAACGGGGCGGCGCGGGCTTCGCCGATAAACTCGACGAGATCGTACAACGCATGACCGATGCGCGCGCCAAGGGGGATGCGCGTCTCTACCTCGAATGCGACACCGCTTTTCATCAGTGTTTCTTCGAGTTTTGCGGCAATCAACTGATGGCCAGCACGTATGCCATTCACAGCGGCAAGATCGCCGCGTTGCGCACGCACCTTGCCGTACGACCGCGGCACACCGACCTTAGCTTCGACGAGCATCAGCAAATTGCCGCCGCCGCGCGAAGCGGCGACATCGCGCAGACGCTCGATTTGATCGACAAACACATCGGCCGTACCCGGCAAAGCTTTACGCATATGGTCGATACCATCCAGACGACCCCACCGAAAGGCGCCATGCCGGGATCGGAAATCACGCATGGTCGACAACGACTGGCAACACCGCCGAAGACGTCCTAG
- a CDS encoding sugar ABC transporter ATP-binding protein, translated as MSTETASVISRGARANLLPEAAARIEARGLARSFGANVALRPFTHRFESGQIHALMGKNGSGKSTLLKILAGSIRPDSGQLVIDGKPCDFRHPADAFDVGIRMVHQELSLVPTLSVAENIFLGRLPVSGKGLARNVNWKQLRQDALAMLEATGLDVSPDAPVSKLPVGQQQMVEIVKAYATLPSVLLLDEPTSALSHREVERLFTLVRLLRSHGVTMLYITHRMNEIFDIADTCTVLRDGEHISSLPIAETSPKEVVRAMFGEHHVPARAEPRTLAVSPPALSVKDLQRNGVFEDISFDLRRGEVLGIAGMLGAGRTELLRSIFGADPLDAGTIELHGVAVHKPTPARMKKLGLGYTPENRKEHGLVQMHSIHTNLCVAGLNRMSRFAFINQKMESAPVAQQIIDLAIKAPRPQLPVSSMSGGNQQKVVLGNWFNTNPDVMFFDEPSRGIDVQAKEQIFGIIREKTRHGMSAVVVSSEPEELLEVCDRILIMHRGRIVAEVNPQTIALDDLYQIMMEGAQ; from the coding sequence ATGTCAACTGAGACCGCTTCCGTGATCTCCCGGGGCGCCCGCGCGAACCTGCTGCCGGAGGCCGCCGCGCGCATCGAGGCGCGCGGCCTGGCTCGTAGCTTTGGTGCCAACGTCGCCTTGCGCCCCTTCACGCACCGCTTCGAGTCCGGCCAGATTCACGCATTGATGGGCAAGAATGGCTCCGGCAAGTCAACCTTGCTCAAGATCCTGGCGGGCTCGATCCGGCCGGACAGCGGCCAGCTCGTCATTGACGGCAAGCCATGCGATTTTCGTCATCCTGCCGATGCATTCGACGTGGGTATCCGCATGGTGCATCAGGAACTGTCGCTGGTGCCCACGCTCTCGGTGGCGGAAAACATCTTTCTCGGGCGCTTGCCGGTTAGCGGCAAAGGCCTCGCGCGCAACGTCAACTGGAAGCAGTTGCGGCAGGATGCGCTCGCTATGCTCGAAGCCACCGGGCTCGATGTGTCACCCGACGCTCCCGTTTCGAAACTGCCGGTCGGGCAACAGCAGATGGTGGAAATCGTCAAGGCTTATGCGACTTTGCCTTCGGTGCTGCTGCTCGACGAGCCGACTTCGGCGCTCAGCCACCGCGAAGTGGAACGCCTGTTCACGCTGGTTCGCCTGCTTCGTTCGCACGGTGTGACGATGCTGTACATCACGCATCGCATGAACGAAATATTCGACATTGCCGACACGTGTACGGTATTGCGCGACGGCGAGCACATCAGCTCGTTGCCGATCGCGGAAACCAGTCCGAAGGAGGTCGTTCGAGCCATGTTCGGTGAGCATCACGTGCCGGCGCGCGCCGAGCCGCGAACGCTGGCGGTGTCGCCGCCCGCGCTGTCGGTCAAGGACCTGCAACGCAACGGAGTTTTCGAGGATATCAGCTTCGATTTGCGACGCGGCGAAGTACTCGGCATCGCCGGCATGCTGGGCGCCGGGCGCACCGAACTACTCCGTTCGATCTTTGGCGCCGATCCGCTCGACGCCGGAACGATCGAGCTTCATGGCGTGGCGGTGCACAAGCCCACGCCAGCGCGCATGAAAAAGCTGGGGCTCGGATACACGCCGGAGAACCGCAAAGAACACGGCCTCGTGCAGATGCACTCTATCCACACCAATCTGTGCGTCGCCGGTCTCAACCGCATGTCGCGCTTCGCTTTTATCAACCAGAAAATGGAGTCCGCTCCGGTCGCACAACAGATCATCGATCTCGCGATCAAGGCGCCGCGCCCGCAGCTTCCTGTCTCTTCGATGTCCGGCGGCAACCAGCAGAAAGTCGTTCTCGGCAACTGGTTCAACACGAATCCGGACGTGATGTTTTTCGATGAGCCCAGCCGCGGCATTGACGTACAAGCCAAGGAGCAGATCTTCGGCATCATCCGCGAAAAAACACGCCACGGCATGAGCGCAGTCGTGGTGTCGAGCGAGCCGGAAGAACTGCTGGAAGTCTGTGACCGTATTCTGATCATGCATCGCGGCAGGATCGTCGCGGAAGTCAATCCTCAAACGATCGCACTCGACGATCTCTACCAAATCATGATGGAGGGCGCGCAATGA
- a CDS encoding hydantoinase/oxoprolinase family protein produces MNQIGVDIGGTFTDLVGYRAGELLLAKTLTTPANPTQGVANALELANTELGELDEFLHGSTIAINTVLERKGVVTALITTAGFRDVYEIGRGNRPEAFNIHFQRPLPLIPRDLRFEVAERLNARGDVLTPLDESAVRELGAQLVEAGVESIAICFLHAYANPQHEIAAGRILREAYPGLFVTLSHEILREFREYERTSTTALNAYVGPRVQKYLHTLKSHLDARSFKGAIHIMRSNGGSMSLSHAAIEPVSMMESGPVAGMIAAGHVAKVLGIHQAIGFDMGGTTAKATLITEGIPAIEDGYYIGGYATGQPMQLPVVSIVEVGAGGGSIAWCDRSGGLHVGPQSASSTPGPVCYGRGGTEPTVTDANVVLGRLNPSRFLGGGMALDLEGAKHALRERVGAGLELSAEQAAMGVVQIADSAMALAVRAVSVRKGVDPRDTAMIAFGGAGPVHAAALCKEIYIPTLVIPKLPGNFSALGMLLAPWRHDLVRTLVGELGKLDQQAVQAAFEELTNAAKHQLEEDDLSDREARLDFAVDLRYRGQEHSITVPLAGPDALSHTNSEMRARFDELHEQRYGHSADGEIIEVVNLRLTATIVRGDHNADDFISAPFTVRERQAEQEREVYFDDSATPLRARILWRPSLEPGFTVEGPAVIEEPHSTTVIFPGDVARITEHGHMVVTIKLPEGNAQ; encoded by the coding sequence ATGAATCAGATAGGTGTAGATATCGGTGGCACGTTCACGGATCTCGTCGGCTATCGCGCGGGCGAGCTGCTGCTCGCCAAGACGCTGACCACGCCGGCCAATCCCACGCAAGGCGTCGCCAACGCGCTCGAACTCGCCAACACGGAACTCGGCGAGCTCGACGAATTCCTGCACGGCTCGACCATTGCCATCAATACGGTGCTCGAGCGCAAGGGCGTCGTCACGGCGCTCATCACGACCGCGGGCTTTCGCGATGTCTACGAAATCGGCCGCGGCAATCGCCCCGAGGCGTTCAATATTCATTTCCAGCGCCCGCTGCCGCTGATTCCGCGCGATCTGCGCTTCGAGGTGGCGGAGCGTCTGAATGCGCGCGGCGACGTGCTCACGCCCCTCGACGAAAGCGCCGTGCGTGAACTGGGCGCGCAACTCGTCGAAGCCGGCGTCGAATCGATTGCGATCTGCTTTCTGCACGCCTACGCGAATCCGCAGCACGAGATCGCGGCGGGGCGCATTTTGCGCGAGGCATATCCGGGTCTGTTCGTTACGCTCTCGCACGAGATCCTGCGCGAGTTCCGCGAATACGAACGCACGTCCACGACCGCGCTGAACGCTTATGTGGGGCCGCGTGTGCAGAAGTATCTGCATACGCTCAAGTCGCATCTCGACGCGCGCAGCTTCAAGGGCGCGATTCATATCATGCGCTCGAACGGCGGCAGCATGTCGCTCTCGCATGCGGCGATCGAACCGGTTTCGATGATGGAATCCGGACCGGTGGCGGGCATGATCGCGGCGGGGCACGTCGCGAAGGTGCTCGGCATTCATCAGGCGATCGGCTTCGACATGGGCGGCACGACGGCCAAAGCCACGCTCATCACCGAAGGCATTCCCGCTATCGAAGACGGCTATTACATCGGCGGTTACGCAACCGGCCAGCCGATGCAGTTGCCCGTGGTGTCGATCGTCGAAGTGGGCGCGGGCGGCGGCAGCATCGCGTGGTGCGACCGCTCGGGCGGCCTGCACGTCGGGCCGCAAAGCGCCAGCTCGACGCCGGGCCCGGTTTGCTACGGGCGCGGCGGCACCGAACCCACGGTCACCGACGCCAACGTCGTGCTCGGCCGCCTGAATCCGAGCCGCTTCCTCGGCGGCGGCATGGCGCTCGATCTGGAAGGCGCGAAGCACGCATTGCGCGAACGCGTGGGCGCCGGGCTCGAGTTGTCGGCGGAACAGGCGGCAATGGGCGTCGTGCAGATCGCCGACTCGGCCATGGCGCTCGCCGTGCGCGCGGTTTCCGTGCGCAAGGGCGTGGACCCGCGCGACACGGCCATGATCGCGTTCGGCGGCGCGGGGCCGGTGCACGCGGCCGCGCTGTGCAAGGAAATCTACATTCCCACGCTCGTTATTCCCAAGCTGCCCGGCAATTTTTCCGCGCTCGGCATGCTGCTCGCGCCGTGGCGTCACGATCTCGTGCGCACGCTCGTGGGCGAACTCGGCAAGCTCGACCAGCAGGCCGTGCAGGCCGCGTTCGAAGAACTCACGAACGCCGCGAAGCATCAGCTCGAAGAAGACGATCTCAGCGATCGCGAGGCGCGTCTCGACTTCGCCGTGGACCTGCGCTATCGCGGCCAGGAGCACAGTATCACCGTGCCGCTCGCGGGCCCGGACGCGCTCTCGCACACCAACTCGGAAATGCGCGCGCGTTTCGACGAACTGCACGAGCAACGCTACGGCCACTCGGCCGACGGCGAAATCATCGAGGTCGTGAATCTGCGTCTGACCGCGACGATCGTGCGCGGCGACCACAACGCCGACGACTTCATCAGCGCACCGTTCACCGTGCGCGAACGGCAGGCGGAGCAAGAGCGCGAAGTGTATTTCGACGATTCGGCCACGCCGCTGCGCGCGCGCATTCTCTGGCGCCCGTCGCTCGAACCCGGCTTCACGGTGGAAGGTCCGGCCGTGATCGAGGAACCGCATTCGACCACGGTGATTTTCCCCGGCGACGTCGCCCGCATCACCGAACACGGCCATATGGTCGTCACGATCAAACTGCCCGAAGGAAACGCGCAATGA
- a CDS encoding LysR family transcriptional regulator: MLPVTFRGLEVFVAVVESGGFGAAAATLGISQPSVSVHVRDLETKLGNRLFERRPGAAPQLTEAGHAYYAYALETLERATAVSSDIRKSKRKLRFAAQRFVADQLLAKPLSEFAARFPQIELIARSGTFEEVHASCRSGHADLGFMLSDGEVPGLATEPLGRYRLAIIASPNHPLARASDIPVQELANHAFVVAHSASYFGRTIAAMLAAAGLSRVEVALQAQDMNMVRGMVVAGVGIACSLRRAVQNDIAEGKLVELDVAMEPMHLWMHYFRSANTDLTEIRELVALIRQHEKQKV; the protein is encoded by the coding sequence ATGCTGCCGGTAACGTTTCGAGGGCTGGAAGTGTTTGTCGCCGTGGTGGAATCGGGCGGCTTCGGCGCGGCGGCGGCCACGCTCGGCATTTCGCAGCCGTCCGTGAGCGTGCATGTTCGCGACCTGGAAACCAAGCTCGGCAACCGCCTGTTCGAGCGGCGCCCAGGCGCCGCCCCGCAACTCACCGAAGCGGGCCACGCGTATTACGCCTACGCGCTGGAAACGCTCGAACGCGCCACGGCGGTCTCGTCGGACATCCGCAAATCGAAACGCAAACTGCGCTTCGCGGCGCAGCGTTTCGTTGCCGATCAGTTGCTCGCGAAACCGTTGAGCGAATTCGCGGCGCGGTTTCCACAGATCGAATTGATCGCGCGTTCGGGGACGTTCGAAGAGGTGCACGCGTCGTGCCGCTCGGGTCACGCCGATCTCGGTTTCATGCTGAGCGACGGCGAAGTGCCGGGGCTCGCGACCGAACCGCTCGGCCGCTACCGGCTCGCCATCATCGCGTCGCCCAATCACCCGCTCGCGCGCGCGAGCGACATTCCCGTGCAGGAACTGGCGAACCACGCGTTCGTGGTCGCGCACAGCGCGTCGTATTTCGGGCGCACGATCGCGGCCATGCTCGCGGCAGCGGGACTTTCACGCGTCGAGGTCGCGCTTCAGGCCCAGGACATGAACATGGTGCGTGGCATGGTGGTGGCGGGTGTCGGGATCGCGTGCTCGCTGCGCCGCGCGGTCCAGAACGACATCGCCGAAGGCAAGCTCGTGGAACTCGATGTGGCGATGGAACCCATGCATCTCTGGATGCATTACTTCCGCAGCGCAAATACGGATTTGACCGAGATTCGCGAACTCGTGGCCCTGATCCGGCAGCACGAGAAACAAAAAGTCTGA
- a CDS encoding substrate-binding domain-containing protein has protein sequence MYKRVLVVFAAATTLVSAGLAHAADNIAIAGVVFQQDMFMRSVARGMDEEAKSEGVQILDGNSDNKPEKEASLIDTYVARGVKAIVIAPLSDQASIPALKRAHDKGVQIVTWTTDVKADFPAARVGSSGAIMGGGTGKAAARFIKQKLGGTATVGLIGFKAQLPELSNARTQGFLTEARKGGTVNVVAEQDAWLAEKAVSVVSDMLTANPKINVIYAANEGGTVGAVQAVRRMNKQGKVFVFGTDGSEQLTRFLQDNDDVLVATTAAQPKLIGREAVKAAMKAVKGQPVDKVVEVPAVPLSRDDPKTLANYAASLKNVN, from the coding sequence ATGTACAAGCGTGTTCTGGTGGTTTTCGCCGCGGCGACCACTTTAGTCAGCGCCGGCCTTGCACACGCGGCAGACAACATCGCCATCGCCGGGGTTGTTTTTCAGCAGGACATGTTCATGCGCAGCGTGGCGCGAGGAATGGATGAAGAAGCGAAATCCGAAGGCGTGCAAATACTCGACGGCAATTCGGACAACAAACCCGAGAAAGAAGCGAGCCTGATCGACACTTACGTTGCGCGCGGCGTCAAGGCTATCGTCATTGCGCCGCTGAGCGATCAGGCGTCGATTCCCGCGCTAAAGCGGGCCCACGACAAAGGCGTGCAGATCGTTACGTGGACCACGGACGTCAAGGCCGACTTTCCCGCCGCGCGCGTCGGTTCGTCGGGGGCGATCATGGGCGGAGGAACCGGCAAAGCCGCGGCCCGCTTCATCAAGCAGAAATTGGGCGGCACTGCGACGGTCGGCCTGATCGGCTTCAAGGCCCAGTTGCCGGAATTGAGCAATGCGCGCACTCAGGGCTTCCTGACCGAGGCACGCAAGGGCGGCACGGTGAATGTAGTCGCCGAACAGGATGCGTGGCTCGCTGAGAAAGCCGTTTCCGTGGTCAGCGACATGTTGACCGCCAACCCGAAAATCAACGTCATTTACGCGGCCAATGAAGGCGGCACGGTGGGCGCGGTGCAGGCGGTCCGGCGCATGAACAAGCAAGGCAAGGTGTTCGTTTTCGGCACGGACGGCTCGGAACAGTTGACCCGTTTCCTCCAGGACAATGACGATGTCCTGGTCGCCACCACGGCGGCGCAGCCCAAGCTCATCGGGCGCGAAGCGGTGAAGGCGGCCATGAAGGCCGTGAAGGGCCAACCGGTGGACAAGGTGGTCGAGGTCCCCGCCGTTCCGCTCAGCCGCGACGATCCGAAGACGCTCGCCAACTACGCCGCAAGCCTCAAAAATGTCAACTGA